From a region of the Spirochaetota bacterium genome:
- the katG gene encoding catalase/peroxidase HPI, translated as MKGNDKCPVTGRTSKSIAGSGTSNTDWWPNQLNLRILHQHSRMSNPMGEEFNYAEEFKKLDLNAVKEDLYALMTDSQDWWPADYGHYGGLFIRMAWHSAGTYRIGDGRGGAGSGSQRLAPLNSWPDNANLDKARRLLWPIKQKYSSRISWADLMILAGNCALESMGFKTFGFGGGREDIWEPEEDIYWGSEDTWLGDKRYSGDRYLENPLAAVQMGLIYVNPEGPNGNPDPVASGSDVRETFARMAMNAEETVALIAGGHTFGKCHGAGDAAHVGSEPEGAGIEEQGLGWKSSFGSGKGGDTITSGIEGAWKPNPTKWDMGYLNVLFNYEWELVKSPAGAHQWLAKDVADEDMVVDAHNPSKKHRPMMTTADLSLRFDPILEPIARRYQQNPEEFADAFARAWFKLTHRDMGPRSRYLGSEVPAEELIWQDPVPTVDHELINAQDIAILKGKILTSGLSVSQLVSTAWASASTFRGSDKRGGANGARIRLAPQKDWEVNQPDQLKTVLDALEGIQEEFNNVQSGGKKVSLADLIILGGCSGVEQAAKNAGHNVTVPFTPGRTDASPEQTDEESFAVLEPVADGFRNYIKTKYTVTAEELLLDRAQLLTLTAPEMTVLIGGMRVLNANFAQSQHGVFTKRPETLTNDFFVNLLDMGTVWKATSEDDDVFEGRDRKSGELIWTGTRIDLIFGSNSQLRALAEVYGCEDSQEKFLHDFVAVWYKVMDLDRFDLA; from the coding sequence ATGAAAGGAAATGATAAATGCCCGGTAACGGGTAGGACGAGCAAATCCATTGCCGGTAGTGGTACGTCGAATACGGATTGGTGGCCGAACCAGTTGAACCTTAGGATCCTTCACCAGCACTCTCGTATGAGCAATCCGATGGGTGAGGAGTTCAACTATGCTGAGGAATTCAAGAAACTCGACCTGAATGCTGTAAAAGAAGACCTTTATGCGTTGATGACAGACTCGCAGGACTGGTGGCCAGCGGATTACGGTCATTATGGGGGGCTCTTCATCCGGATGGCATGGCACAGCGCAGGCACATACCGTATAGGTGATGGCCGCGGTGGCGCGGGATCCGGATCCCAACGCTTGGCACCCCTTAACAGTTGGCCGGATAATGCCAACCTTGACAAGGCGCGGAGGCTGCTTTGGCCTATCAAACAGAAATACAGCAGCAGAATATCCTGGGCAGACCTCATGATACTTGCCGGCAACTGTGCGCTTGAGTCGATGGGTTTCAAAACCTTTGGCTTTGGTGGCGGGCGCGAAGACATATGGGAGCCGGAAGAGGACATCTACTGGGGAAGCGAAGACACCTGGCTCGGTGATAAGCGTTACTCCGGTGATCGGTACTTGGAGAACCCGCTTGCGGCTGTGCAGATGGGCCTCATCTACGTGAACCCTGAAGGGCCGAATGGGAATCCAGATCCGGTTGCTTCTGGCAGCGATGTTCGCGAGACCTTTGCGCGTATGGCTATGAACGCTGAGGAAACGGTTGCGCTCATTGCCGGCGGACATACCTTCGGCAAGTGCCATGGTGCGGGCGATGCGGCGCATGTGGGTTCTGAACCTGAGGGAGCCGGCATAGAAGAGCAGGGGCTCGGTTGGAAGAGTAGTTTTGGTAGCGGAAAGGGAGGCGATACGATCACAAGCGGCATAGAGGGCGCCTGGAAACCGAATCCGACTAAATGGGATATGGGCTATCTGAACGTGCTGTTCAATTACGAGTGGGAGTTGGTCAAAAGCCCGGCCGGCGCGCATCAATGGCTGGCCAAGGACGTGGCTGATGAGGACATGGTGGTTGACGCCCACAACCCATCAAAAAAGCATCGACCAATGATGACCACGGCTGACCTCTCTCTACGTTTTGATCCGATTCTCGAGCCGATCGCCCGGCGCTACCAGCAGAATCCCGAAGAATTCGCTGACGCTTTTGCCAGGGCATGGTTCAAGCTGACACACCGCGATATGGGTCCCCGCTCACGCTATCTCGGCTCGGAGGTTCCAGCAGAGGAGCTAATCTGGCAAGATCCAGTCCCCACAGTCGATCATGAACTGATCAATGCACAGGATATAGCAATCCTCAAGGGCAAGATACTTACTTCAGGATTGTCTGTATCACAGCTAGTCTCTACGGCTTGGGCATCTGCATCAACCTTCCGTGGCTCCGACAAGCGTGGCGGGGCGAACGGGGCGCGCATTCGTCTTGCACCGCAAAAGGATTGGGAAGTCAACCAGCCGGATCAACTTAAGACAGTGCTTGATGCCCTTGAAGGGATACAAGAGGAGTTCAACAACGTACAATCTGGCGGGAAGAAGGTATCACTTGCCGACCTGATCATCCTTGGTGGATGCTCAGGTGTAGAGCAAGCTGCGAAGAATGCAGGTCACAATGTGACCGTTCCCTTCACACCTGGACGCACAGATGCATCGCCGGAGCAAACCGACGAGGAATCATTCGCCGTACTCGAACCAGTTGCAGACGGATTCCGAAACTACATCAAAACCAAATACACCGTAACAGCAGAGGAACTCTTGCTTGATCGGGCGCAATTGCTGACGCTGACTGCTCCTGAGATGACGGTTCTCATTGGTGGTATGCGAGTCCTAAATGCCAACTTCGCACAGTCCCAGCATGGCGTCTTTACCAAGCGGCCCGAGACACTCACCAATGACTTCTTTGTTAATCTGCTCGACATGGGAACAGTATGGAAGGCAACCTCAGAAGACGATGACGTGTTCGAGGGTCGGGATCGCAAAAGCGGCGAACTCATATGGACAGGCACACGTATCGACCTTATCTTCGGTTCTAACTCCCAGCTCCGGGCATTGGCGGAAGTTTATGGATGTGAGGACTCTCAAGAGAAGTTCCTACACGACTTTGTAGCGGTGTGGTACAAAGTAATGGATCTCGACCGTTTCGACCTCGCCTAA
- a CDS encoding transcriptional repressor codes for MKKKIADILDKIETFKKISKYLGLKITHQRLEIFKILVSMEYHPSAEEVYEAIREKIPSISFDTVYRTLALFESHGVIAKVQYLDDRTRYDSNMEPHYHLVCKKCRNIQDFYWPDLDQLKPPEKTKGWGEIDNKYLELRGICRKCLASRNNK; via the coding sequence ATGAAAAAGAAAATAGCTGACATCCTTGATAAAATCGAGACCTTTAAGAAAATCTCTAAATATCTGGGTCTAAAAATTACTCATCAGCGTTTAGAGATATTCAAGATATTGGTTTCAATGGAATATCATCCCTCAGCAGAAGAGGTCTATGAGGCTATAAGAGAGAAGATACCGAGTATATCCTTTGACACAGTATACCGTACACTTGCTCTTTTTGAAAGTCATGGAGTGATTGCAAAGGTTCAATATCTGGATGATAGAACTCGCTATGACTCTAATATGGAACCACATTATCATCTGGTATGTAAGAAATGCAGAAATATCCAGGATTTTTACTGGCCTGATCTAGACCAGTTGAAACCACCTGAAAAAACAAAAGGGTGGGGAGAAATTGATAATAAATATTTAGAATTACGAGGTATATGCCGGAAATGCCTGGCAAGCAGGAATAATAAATAA
- a CDS encoding alkaline phosphatase codes for MLNRKAGIAFTSYYHTGVPVPVMAKGKGAWMFKGFYDNTDVTKKIAKSMGIY; via the coding sequence GTGCTTAACAGAAAAGCAGGAATAGCATTTACTTCATACTATCATACTGGTGTTCCTGTTCCAGTTATGGCAAAAGGTAAGGGGGCATGGATGTTTAAAGGATTTTACGACAATACTGATGTTACGAAAAAGATTGCAAAATCAATGGGAATTTATTGA